A stretch of Plasmodium chabaudi chabaudi strain AS genome assembly, chromosome: 14 DNA encodes these proteins:
- a CDS encoding acyl-CoA synthetase, putative has protein sequence MDAESLKKTLYEFLENENITEINYNDNGDFKYFEEIKGTAKKNSSNIYRACNYETYAHFEKGNKFLGTDFNTRYDIFAFCSKYYTNCEFLGERKKEIKGDETILGEYVFKTYGEVKNEIEIFASALYQFENIEPNTFTDNGKYDSLKIMGIWSKNRPEWYMTDIACAAINFVTVPIYDTIGINSVKSIIQKTEMKVCCVEAEKLESLISLKPELPDLNILIVYNDSNLKDDIKKKAIKAGYKIYFYKKLIDQYKNKNIIPQIVHPLSNSEGDKTGNTTTANTNDESLENMRETLKNNKPKPTDICTIIFTSGTSGNPKGAMITHYSFIAFAQSYLLDGNRLGIIKYEVTLSYLPLAHVYERLIEFALPFFGAKIGYFSGNIKDIANDINALKPTFLITVPRILQKIHDNIMGNLKNKNIISQLLVKLALKSKRKCYAKNPKKWSHGFWDLILKPIRNRLGGRLRIQVMGSSSMDQNKLIDIQMLLSTPISEGWGMTEVGVGFVQHRNDSIKGTIGGMFSNTILKVIKVPNMKYDPKEYPNRGELCVKGTCVMAGYFRDEELTKSSFDADGFFLTGDIVEVNENNKYIKIIDRAKNIFKLAQGEYIEPEKLENIYSNSIYIENIFVHGYSHENELVSIIVPSEVFVSEYAKKHNIDLPYEELLKNETIKKLISDEIMSASKTYKLNGIEKIRLLHLTHIPFSVENKQLTPTHKIVRNVILESYKTIIDELYASRTQ, from the coding sequence ATGGATGCAGagagtttaaaaaaaaccttatatgaatttttagaaaatgaaaatattactgaaataaattataatgacAATGGAGACTTTAAATACtttgaagaaataaaaggcactgcaaaaaaaaattcgagTAACATATATAGGGCATGTAATTATGAAACATATGCACATTTCGAGAAAGGCAATAAATTTCTTGGCACAGACTTTAATACAAGATATGACATATTTGCATTCTgctcaaaatattatacaaattgTGAATTCTTAGGAGaacgaaaaaaagaaataaaaggGGATGAAACCATATTAGGAgaatatgtatttaaaacatatggagaagtaaaaaatgaaatcgAAATTTTTGCATCAGCTTTATAtcaatttgaaaatattgaaCCCAATACATTTACCGACAATGGAAAATATGATAgcttaaaaattatgggTATATGGTCAAAAAATAGACCTGAATGGTATATGACTGATATAGCATGTGCCGccataaattttgtaacAGTTCCTATTTATGATACTATAGGTATAAATTCAGTTAAATcaattattcaaaaaacAGAAATGAAAGTCTGTTGTGTCGAAGCAGAAAAATTGGAATCATTAATAAGTTTAAAACCAGAACTACCagatttaaatatattaattgtatataatgatagtaatttaaaagatgatataaagaaaaaagcaATTAAGGCtggatataaaatatatttttataaaaaattaattgatcaatataaaaataaaaatatcattcCTCAAATCGTTCACCCACTTTCTAATTCAGAAGGTGACAAAACGGGGAACACTACTACTGCTAATACAAATGATGAAAGCTTAGAAAATATGAGAGAAActctaaaaaataataaacccAAACCAACAGATATATgtacaataatttttacatCTGGAACATCAGGCAATCCCAAAGGGGCCATGATAACTCATTATAGTTTTATTGCTTTTGCtcaatcatatttattagatGGTAATAGATtaggaataataaaatatgaagtaACACTTAGTTATTTACCACTAGCTCATGTATATGAAAGATTAATTGAATTTGCTTTGCCATTTTTTGGGGCTAAAATTGGATATTTTTctggaaatataaaagatatagctaatgatataaatgcattaaaaccaacttttttaattactgTTCCAAgaatattacaaaaaattcatgataatattatgggaaatttaaaaaataaaaatataatatctcAATTATTAGTAAAACTCGCTTTAAAATctaaaagaaaatgttaTGCTAAAAATCCAAAGAAATGGAGTCATGGATTTTGggatttaatattaaaaccAATAAGAAATAGACTTGGTGGACGTTTAAGAATACAAGTTATGGGTTCATCATCTATGgatcaaaataaattaatagatATACAGATGCTTCTTTCTACCCCTATTTCAGAAGGATGGGGAATGACCGAAGTTGGTGTCGGATTTGTGCAACACAGAAATGATAGTATCAAAGGAACTATTGGAGGGATGTTTTCAAATACTATACTAAAAGTTATTAAAGTAccaaatatgaaatatgaTCCCAAAGAATATCCAAATAGAGGTGAATTATGTGTAAAGGGTACCTGTGTCATGGCAGGATATTTTCGAGATGAAGAATTAACAAAAAGTTCATTTGATGCAGATGGTTTTTTTCTAACTGGTGATATAGTAGAagttaatgaaaataataaatatataaaaattattgatagagcaaaaaatatatttaaattagcACAAGGTGAATATATAGAACCtgaaaaattagaaaatatttattcaaatagtatatatattgaaaatatatttgtacaTGGATATAGCCATGAAAATGAATTGGTTTCTATTATAGTTCCTAGTGAAGTTTTTGTTAGTgaatatgcaaaaaaacataatattgATTTACCTTATGaggaattattaaaaaatgaaactattaaaaaattgattaGTGATGAAATTATGTCTGCATCTAAAACTTATAAACTTAATGGAATCGAAAAAATACGTTTGCTCCATCTAACTCATATTCCATTTTCGgttgaaaataaacaacTAACCCCCACACATAAAATTGTTAGAAATGTCATCTTAGAATCTTACAAGACTATTATCGATGAATTATATGCCTCCAGAACACaataa
- a CDS encoding protein kinase 2, putative has protein sequence MEKKYHKLFKGKRVEFPLATGAATYVSLTYDEKKNPYLLCWSYMHQEEPEFTVPLKGCRIINNITEIGSCIHIITANEEYQFQCRSKEEFNEMSHFFNMLDFPILGFKNVYVLNKKIGKGSFSNVYIGTNILYGNRVVVKEVDKSKVKESNVYTEIEVLRKIMHKYIIKLISAYEQEGYVYLVLEYLKGGELFEYINNNGPYSEQLAKKAMKRVLIALEALHSNGVVHRDLKMENLMLENVNDPSSLKIIDFGLASFLNSPSMSMRCGSPGYVAPEILRYSSYGTKVDIFSLGVILYNILCGYPPFRGNNVKEIFKKNMRCHISFNTKHWLTKSENVKEIILWMCSKNPDDRCTAIQALGHPWFLPKLTDMHMASNMNELANKDMIMQKTTEYDMCKKCKHYPIENNEKGNNNNDIIQNNKNSINDYKKYHDTMLKIDEKYSENIIKAKPSIDSISLNKKKYDMHYITNSNEYETVVLHGGYTSPNYGPSSTAHNSLKKKIMN, from the coding sequence atggagaaaaaatatcataaattatttaaaggGAAGAGAGTCGAATTTCCTTTAGCAACAGGTGCAGCAACTTATGTTTCTTTAACATATGATGAAAAGAAGAACCCATATTTGTTATGCTGGTCTTATATGCACCAAGAGGAACCCGAATTCACAGTACCACTAAAAGGATGtagaataattaataacatAACTGAAATTGGATCATgcattcatataataacagCAAATGAAGAATATCAATTTCAATGTAGAAGTAAGGAAGAATTTAATGAAATGagtcatttttttaatatgcttGATTTTCCTATTTTAGGATTTAAGAAtgtttatgttttaaataaaaaaatagggAAAGGAAGCTTTTCCAATGTTTATATTggaacaaatatattatatggtAATAGAGTAGTAGTAAAAGAAGTCGATAAATCAAAAGTGAAAGAATCTAATGTTTATACAGAAATAGAAGtattaagaaaaattatgcataaatatataataaaattaatatcaGCATATGAACAAGAAGGATATGTGTATCTTGTtttagaatatttaaagGGTGGTGAATTATTTgagtatataaataataatggtcCATACTCCGAACAGTTAGCAAAAAAAGCAATGAAAAGAGTTTTAATAGCTTTAGAAGCATTACATTCAAATGGTGTAGTACATAGagatttaaaaatggaaaatttaATGCTTGAAAATGTGAACGATCCAAgttcattaaaaataatagattTTGGGTTAGcgtcttttttaaatagtcCATCAATGAGTATGAGATGTGGATCACCAGGTTATGTTGCTCCTGAAATTTTAAGATATTCTTCATATGGAACTAAAGTTGATATTTTTAGTTTAGGTGTTatattgtataatataCTTTGTGGATACCCACCATTTAGAGGTAATAATGTAAaagaaatttttaaaaaaaacatgagATGCCATATTAGTTTTAATACTAAACATTGGTTAACAAAATCCGAAAACGTtaaagaaattatattatggaTGTGTAGTAAAAATCCAGACGATAGATGCACAGCTATACAAGCATTAGGACACCCATGGTTTTTACCTAAACTTACTGACATGCACATGGCATCTAATATGAACGAATTAGCAAATAAAGACATGATTATGCAAAAAACAACTGAATATGATATGtgcaaaaaatgtaaacaTTATcctattgaaaataatgaaaaaggaaacaataataatgatataatacaaaataataaaaacagtattaatgattataaaaaataccaTGATACTATGCTCAAAAttgatgaaaaatattcagaaaatataataaaagcgAAACCTAGTATTGACTCtatttctttaaataaaaaaaaatatgatatgcattatattacaaattcaaatgaatatgaaaCCGTAGTTTTACATGGTGGCTATACTTCTCCAAATTATGGTCCATCATCAACTGCACATAAtagtttgaaaaaaaaaataatgaactaa